The Notamacropus eugenii isolate mMacEug1 chromosome 4, mMacEug1.pri_v2, whole genome shotgun sequence DNA window ttgctgggtcaaacacGCTTGGGGCTATAAACTTATAAATTTAAACATTGGTAATTAAAGTAGTTTTGATTAGATTTGAtggtttaagaaaagaaagacatggcATCTGTCAGCCTAAGCCAGACACTGGCCTCACTCATAAGAGGTTGTTCAGCATCTTCACAGTGACTGCACTAGTGGGTATGCCTGACCCGAGGTCTCAGGTGACATTGCATCAGCTTCCAAAGCCTGGTTTTCTCATTTCACAAAACTGACCCCTCCGCAGAAAAAGGGTAAATTAAAATATTAGTCTGAATGCTTTTTGTGATTTACAAGCGACCCTTGTTACTATGAAGTCCAGCAAGAAATCTGTCGTGGTTCTCCTTAATCTTCGTCCCCTTCCCCTGAAACTTATCCATTTCATCCTGCTTCTTGTTTGCTCGTAGCTGTGTGCCTGTTGTCTCCCAGTTAGTCTAGGGGCATCTTGAGGGCAAAGGCTgtctcttttgcctttatttgtatccttggCACTTGATTCCTGGTACCAaagttgtgcttgtccttcattctcgaagaccGCCATAACTTCAAGATGatcacatgacttgcagctgacttttatttgataataaatgcttgtcaactatTTCATTTCTGGCCATCTTATTTCTAGTTCAGGATTCTGAAGATAAGCCTGAGAAAACAGCTGGGGAAACAGgagtttttatactttttttttccagattggGTAATAGGGTCTGATGCCAAAGAGTCAGCTCTGAAGCTTGCCACTTTTCGGGAAAAATCAGCCCTGGAACATCTCACAAGGGATCATTTCTGTGTATCCAAGTGGGAAGGAGCTCTAGAATGTGTTGGCAGGTATGAAAGAGGAAAACTTAGTACTCTGTATTTTTTTATGTCAGCTTCatcagaggtgtgtgtgtgtgtctttgtgtgtctgtgtgtgcacacTTAACAACATAGTTGTTACTATGTCAACATATATCAAGCATTGGTGCTTGAAGGGATATTGAAATGCCACAGTTTTAATTGAAATTCTCCATCCCCAAGCAGttctttttacatttaaatagtcagaaacaaaaataattccaCAAGTCAAGTTTGtaagcaaagaaagaaagtatAGGTAACGGTCTTTAATCCATCAAACAGTAGAATCCTAAGTTAAAATATCCTAGGAACCTGGGGAGTCATTTTCTTAATGTATTCAGTCCATTCAAGAGTGGGGAAGGGAGCTCCTTCCCTTCTCAGGTCACAGCCTTAAGTCTCCTTCAGAGGGATCAGAGTTCTTCCCTAAAATTTGACTTAGAATACTTTCTCTTTTTGAAGAAGGGTTTCTAACCTGACATCTatgaacatattttttaaaatatgttgataaCTGCATTATAGtatcattgatttcctttgcagTCCTAGCTATTTTATTTTATCGCATTTAAAAAGTGATTCTAAGAAGGAGTTCTTAGAGCTTCCCAGACATTCATAGGGGTCCAACAtacaaaaaaaggctaagaacctctgctttagaAACTGATTAGGACTTTCATGCTAGGACGCTGTCTCCTTGGCATTTGACTAACTGTTGAAAAGGTTTACTAGATAAGTCCAAAGCCTTTAGGTCAGGCCCTAAGAAAGTAGGATTTCTTAATGTATCTAAAAGAGGGAACCTGGGGTGCCTTTGTACAAAGCCTTCTTTAACAAAGGTTAAAGAAGAGGCCTCCCAAGAAATGTGTTCTAGGAAATTAAATATCCTAATATTCTTTTATCCTAAGGAAAAATCCCAATAAAGTAAGTATGTCTGAAATCACAATCTATGGCCAATCCCCTTCCCTCAGCTAAGAGTTGTTCCCAAAGAAATAATTATTGAGTCTAATCTCTCCCTGCTTCTTTCCAGGGGTGGAAGATCACAATGCCTCTGACtcttttaatatattaattagttttatggaatttgtttttcttctttattatgagAGATGGTTCTCTGGGAAGAGGGTTGGAAGGGATAAAGTGGAAAACAGTTAATAAAAATTAACACCAGTGACTTAAAACAATAGgtacaaaaatcatttttaaaagttatagtATTTTTAGGTTTAGGCCTTTGCAAATGTAACAGAATTTGCTCAAAGTAATTATTTTCTGAAACTAATGAATATTTGCCATAATTGAGTTATAATCCAGACTCTGTTGGGCattataagatatatatatgtatatatatatatatatatacatatatatatatatatataagatatttTATAAGATATAAAAGTTTTAAATGTTATAAAAGTATGAAAGTTTTTAACCATAGTTGATACATTCTCTTCACAGAATTCCTCCTTCTGAGAAGCCCTATAAATGCAGTGAATATGAGAAAGCTTTCCACAAGAGCTCACACCTTACTATGCATCAGAAAATCCAAGCTAGCAAGAAActtcatgaatgtaatgaatgtgggaagaccttcAGTGTGAGAACAGGTCTTACTcgacatcaaagaattcatactagagagaaaccttatgagtgcAGTGAATGTTTGAAGGCCTTCAATCAGCGATCACATCTTACTCAACATCAGAGGCTTCACACAGGAGAGAGACCTTATGAATGCaaagaatgtgggaaggccttcattGTGAAAACAGGACTTATTCAGCACCAAACaactcatactggagagagaccttatgaatgtaatcagtgtggaaaaggCTTCAGTTTGAGGACAGATCTTACTCGACATCAGAAACTTCATACcagagagaaaccttatgaatgttttgaatgtgggaaggctttccaCTGGAGCTCACAccttactcaacatcagagaattcatactggagagaaaccatatgaatgcaaggaatgtggaaaggcttttcaCCAGAGGTCGAGCCTTaatgaacatcagagaattcacactggagagaaaccttatgaatgtaatgaatgtgggaaggccttcagtaGAAGCTCACGACTCACTGTACAtcagaggattcatactggagaaaagccttatgaatgtagtgagtgtgggaaggcctttagcaAGAGCTCACAACTTATTGTCCATcacagaattcatactggagagaaaccctatgagtgtaatgaatgtgCAAAGGCTTTCAGAAGTAGCTCAGGACTTATTCAACATCAGGCTACtcatagtggagagaaaccttatgaatgtaatgaatgtgggaagccCTTCAGCCATAGCTCACATCTTATTgtacatcaaagaattcatacaggagagaaaccttatgaatgtcatGAATGTGGGAAGACTTTCCGTTTGAAGACAAGTCTT harbors:
- the LOC140502736 gene encoding uncharacterized protein isoform X2 codes for the protein MAPGPSVANALQESVTFNDVAVDFTPEEWGRLHPLQKEMYREVMLENYRNLVCLGLAVSKPDVICQLERGEAPRLPEGDIPKSGYSDWVIGSDAKESALKLATFREKSALEHLTRDHFCVSKWEGALECVGRIPPSEKPYKCSEYEKAFHKSSHLTMHQKIQASKKLHECNECGKTFSVRTGLTRHQRIHTREKPYECSECLKAFNQRSHLTQHQRLHTGERPYECKECGKAFIVKTGLIQHQTTHTGERPYECNQCGKGFSLRTDLTRHQKLHTREKPYECFECGKAFHWSSHLTQHQRIHTGEKPYECKECGKAFHQRSSLNEHQRIHTGEKPYECNECGKAFSRSSRLTVHQRIHTGEKPYECSECGKAFSKSSQLIVHHRIHTGEKPYECNECAKAFRSSSGLIQHQATHSGEKPYECNECGKPFSHSSHLIVHQRIHTGEKPYECHECGKTFRLKTSLTLHKRIHTGEKPFKCNECGKTFSVRKRLTLHKRIHSREKTLEYLECEKTFHGTSQLTLQERIHIGEKRFECFECGKAFHGSSQLTLHWRIHTGEKPFDCNDCGKAFRQRSQLTVHQKIHTGEKPYECNECGKAFIRTTDLTRHQRIHTGEKPYECNECGKAFSQRSQLTVHQRIHSGEKPYECKECGKAFSQRSQLIVHQRIHTRKKPYPPLSSFNN